A DNA window from Jaculus jaculus isolate mJacJac1 chromosome 1, mJacJac1.mat.Y.cur, whole genome shotgun sequence contains the following coding sequences:
- the Drd4 gene encoding D(4) dopamine receptor isoform X2: MGNRSAADPGGLLGVRGTGALGAGAGLGGAGLTALVGGVLLIGTVLAGNSLVCISVASERALQTPTNYFIVSLAAADLLLAVLVLPLYVYSEVQGGAWLLSPRLCDALMAMDVMLCTASIFNLCAISVDRFVAVTVPLRYNQQGRRQLLLIAATWLLSAAVAAPVLCGLNDVQGRNPAVCRLEDRDYVVYSSVCSFFLPCPIMLLLYWATFRSLRRWGAARRTKLHGRAPRRPSGPGMLAPDPARGPCGPDCPLPAPDLPQNPRGLGMPAPDLAQGPCGLDCPLPAPGLPQSPSGPGPPPAPSTRRRRAKITGRERKAMRVLPVVVGAFLVCWTPFFVVHITRALCPSCFVPPRLVSAVTWLGYVNSALNPIIYTVFNAEFRTVFRKALRLCC, translated from the exons ATGGGCAACCGCAGCGCCGCCGACCCGGGTGGGCTGCTGGGCGTGCGCGGGACGGGGGCCTTGGGGGCGGGCGCGGGACTAGGGGGCGCGGGGCTGACGGCCCTGGTGGGGGGCGTTCTGCTCATTGGCACGGTGCTGGCGGGGAACTCGCTCGTGTGCATAAGTGTGGCCTCGGAGCGCGCCCTGCAGACGCCCACCAACTACTTCATCGTGAGCCTGGCTGCCGCCGACCTACTGCTCGCCGTGCTGGTGCTGCCCCTCTACGTCTACTCCGAG GTCCAGGGCGGGGCGTGGCTGCTGAGTCCCCGCCTCTGCGACGCTCTCATGGCCATGGACGTCATGCTGTGCACCGCCTCCATCTTCAACCTGTGCGCCATCAGCGTGGACAG GTTCGTGGCGGTGACCGTGCCGCTGCGCTACAACCAGCAGGGCCGGCGCCAGTTGCTGCTGATCGCCGCCACGTGGCTGCTgtcggcggcggtggcggcgccCGTGCTGTGCGGCCTCAACGACGTGCAGGGCCGCAACCCGGCCGTGTGCCGTCTGGAGGATCGCGACTACGTGGTCTACTCGTCCGTGTGCTCCTTCTTCCTGCCATGTCCGATCATGCTGCTGCTCTACTGGGCCACCTTCCGCAGCCTGCGGCGCTGGGGGGCAGCCCGTCGTACCAAGCTGCACGGCCGCGCGCCGCGCCGACCCAGCGGCCCGGGGATGCTCGCGCCCGACCCCGCCCGGGGCCCCTGCGGCCCGGACTGTCCACTCCCCGCACCCGACCTCCCGCAGAACCCCAGAGGCCTTGGGATGCCGGCGCCCGACCTCGCCCAGGGCCCCTGCGGCCTCGATTGTCCTCTCCCCGCACCCGGCCTCCCGCAGAGCCCCAGCGGCCCTGGCCCGCCC CCCGCGCCGTCCACCCGCAGGAGGCGCGCCAAGATCACCGGCAGGGAGCGCAAGGCCATGAGAGTCCTGCCCGTGGTGGTCG GGGCCTTCCTGGTGTGCTGGACGCCCTTCTTCGTGGTGCACATCACGCGAGCGTTGTGTCCCTCCTGCTTCGTGCCCCCTCGCCTGGTCAGCGCCGTCACCTGGCTGGGCTACGTCAACAGCGCCCTCAACCCCATCATCTACACGGTCTTCAACGCCGAGTTCCGCACTGTCTTCCGCAAGGCCCTGCGCCTCTGCTGCTAA
- the Drd4 gene encoding D(4) dopamine receptor isoform X1, whose amino-acid sequence MGNRSAADPGGLLGVRGTGALGAGAGLGGAGLTALVGGVLLIGTVLAGNSLVCISVASERALQTPTNYFIVSLAAADLLLAVLVLPLYVYSEVQGGAWLLSPRLCDALMAMDVMLCTASIFNLCAISVDRFVAVTVPLRYNQQGRRQLLLIAATWLLSAAVAAPVLCGLNDVQGRNPAVCRLEDRDYVVYSSVCSFFLPCPIMLLLYWATFRSLRRWGAARRTKLHGRAPRRPSGPGMLAPDPARGPCGPDCPLPAPDLPQNPRGLGMPAPDLAQGPCGLDCPLPAPGLPQSPSGPGPPAPDLAQSRGDPDCPLPDDLMEGALAHQPAPSTRRRRAKITGRERKAMRVLPVVVGAFLVCWTPFFVVHITRALCPSCFVPPRLVSAVTWLGYVNSALNPIIYTVFNAEFRTVFRKALRLCC is encoded by the exons ATGGGCAACCGCAGCGCCGCCGACCCGGGTGGGCTGCTGGGCGTGCGCGGGACGGGGGCCTTGGGGGCGGGCGCGGGACTAGGGGGCGCGGGGCTGACGGCCCTGGTGGGGGGCGTTCTGCTCATTGGCACGGTGCTGGCGGGGAACTCGCTCGTGTGCATAAGTGTGGCCTCGGAGCGCGCCCTGCAGACGCCCACCAACTACTTCATCGTGAGCCTGGCTGCCGCCGACCTACTGCTCGCCGTGCTGGTGCTGCCCCTCTACGTCTACTCCGAG GTCCAGGGCGGGGCGTGGCTGCTGAGTCCCCGCCTCTGCGACGCTCTCATGGCCATGGACGTCATGCTGTGCACCGCCTCCATCTTCAACCTGTGCGCCATCAGCGTGGACAG GTTCGTGGCGGTGACCGTGCCGCTGCGCTACAACCAGCAGGGCCGGCGCCAGTTGCTGCTGATCGCCGCCACGTGGCTGCTgtcggcggcggtggcggcgccCGTGCTGTGCGGCCTCAACGACGTGCAGGGCCGCAACCCGGCCGTGTGCCGTCTGGAGGATCGCGACTACGTGGTCTACTCGTCCGTGTGCTCCTTCTTCCTGCCATGTCCGATCATGCTGCTGCTCTACTGGGCCACCTTCCGCAGCCTGCGGCGCTGGGGGGCAGCCCGTCGTACCAAGCTGCACGGCCGCGCGCCGCGCCGACCCAGCGGCCCGGGGATGCTCGCGCCCGACCCCGCCCGGGGCCCCTGCGGCCCGGACTGTCCACTCCCCGCACCCGACCTCCCGCAGAACCCCAGAGGCCTTGGGATGCCGGCGCCCGACCTCGCCCAGGGCCCCTGCGGCCTCGATTGTCCTCTCCCCGCACCCGGCCTCCCGCAGAGCCCCAGCGGCCCTGGCCCGCCCGCGCCTGACCTCGCCCAGAGCCGCGGCGACCCGGACTGCCCTCTCCCCGACGACCTTATGGAAGGGGCGCTGGCGCACCAGCCCGCGCCGTCCACCCGCAGGAGGCGCGCCAAGATCACCGGCAGGGAGCGCAAGGCCATGAGAGTCCTGCCCGTGGTGGTCG GGGCCTTCCTGGTGTGCTGGACGCCCTTCTTCGTGGTGCACATCACGCGAGCGTTGTGTCCCTCCTGCTTCGTGCCCCCTCGCCTGGTCAGCGCCGTCACCTGGCTGGGCTACGTCAACAGCGCCCTCAACCCCATCATCTACACGGTCTTCAACGCCGAGTTCCGCACTGTCTTCCGCAAGGCCCTGCGCCTCTGCTGCTAA